A genomic region of Planococcus kocurii contains the following coding sequences:
- a CDS encoding DUF1659 domain-containing protein, with translation MAFSDFKNASIRFTYDNGLDVNGKVKRKFKSYHNVKEAAAADGIFETAAVLTNFGTKTLMDVEKQSAMTIYQ, from the coding sequence ATGGCCTTTAGTGATTTTAAGAACGCTAGCATTCGTTTTACCTACGATAACGGGTTGGATGTTAACGGCAAAGTAAAGAGAAAGTTTAAATCGTACCACAATGTCAAAGAAGCAGCAGCTGCAGATGGAATCTTTGAAACAGCCGCTGTCTTGACGAATTTTGGAACGAAGACATTGATGGACGTTGAAAAACAATCCGCAATGACAATCTATCAGTAA
- a CDS encoding lytic transglycosylase domain-containing protein, whose protein sequence is MKKKKIPKKYKRQLGCLILFIPAAVVIATVGVLLFMLFNATSVVDKIKEAPSHLIELKVPEENIPLYQEAADAYNIPWTLLAAHHRIETRFSTMDPLLSPVGAEGHLQFMPCTFVGWSHPSCSGQGQGDISEEDKTNLDVIAYYGGYGVDGNGDGIADPYNLADSLYSAANYLSQNGAAEGDLENAIFQYNHSDKYVADVLHYYRLYEEEFN, encoded by the coding sequence ATGAAAAAAAAGAAAATACCCAAAAAATACAAGCGTCAACTAGGTTGTCTGATTTTGTTTATCCCTGCAGCTGTCGTTATAGCGACGGTTGGGGTCCTCCTGTTTATGCTTTTTAATGCAACTTCAGTAGTTGACAAAATAAAAGAAGCACCAAGCCATTTGATCGAACTCAAAGTACCGGAAGAAAACATTCCGCTTTATCAAGAAGCGGCAGACGCCTATAATATCCCCTGGACATTACTCGCAGCTCATCACCGGATTGAAACTAGGTTTTCAACGATGGATCCGTTATTATCGCCAGTTGGTGCAGAAGGACATTTGCAATTCATGCCTTGTACATTTGTCGGGTGGAGCCATCCCAGTTGTTCAGGTCAAGGCCAAGGCGATATTAGTGAAGAAGATAAAACAAATCTCGACGTCATTGCTTATTATGGTGGATACGGAGTTGATGGCAATGGAGATGGCATTGCCGATCCATATAATTTAGCGGACTCTCTTTACAGTGCTGCGAATTATTTATCACAAAATGGTGCGGCTGAAGGCGATTTAGAGAATGCTATTTTTCAATACAATCACAGTGATAAATATGTAGCGGATGTACTTCATTATTATCGGTTATATGAAGAAGAATTTAATTAA
- a CDS encoding YvrJ family protein — protein sequence MAEWMQWVQELGFPIFVSFYLMHRVEAKLVAIHDALITLKLS from the coding sequence ATGGCTGAGTGGATGCAATGGGTTCAAGAACTTGGTTTCCCTATTTTTGTATCTTTTTATTTGATGCACCGTGTGGAAGCAAAATTAGTCGCCATTCACGATGCACTCATCACATTAAAGCTGTCTTGA
- a CDS encoding DUF2621 domain-containing protein, translating into MELNGWFLWFILFWVFVLVGLFAIGGYFMFRKFLKSMPKEDGLSDLNWEEYYVDKTIHLWGDEEKAMLNELVQPVPDLFRPVAKQKIAGRIGQVLLEEKAKKMKLEHIIRGYILATPKRDHKFLRKKLAELKIDVSPYEQYFEQ; encoded by the coding sequence ATGGAACTGAATGGCTGGTTTTTGTGGTTTATCCTATTTTGGGTATTCGTACTGGTAGGACTTTTTGCCATTGGTGGATATTTCATGTTCAGAAAGTTTCTGAAGTCTATGCCGAAAGAAGACGGTCTTTCAGATTTGAACTGGGAAGAATACTACGTTGATAAAACGATTCATTTATGGGGCGACGAAGAAAAGGCAATGTTAAATGAGCTGGTTCAGCCGGTTCCTGATTTATTTCGTCCGGTAGCAAAACAGAAAATTGCCGGTAGAATCGGTCAGGTTTTACTTGAAGAAAAAGCTAAAAAGATGAAACTCGAGCATATTATCCGTGGGTATATCTTAGCAACCCCAAAGCGAGATCATAAATTTCTGCGAAAAAAACTAGCAGAACTTAAAATTGATGTAAGTCCGTACGAACAATATTTTGAACAGTAA
- a CDS encoding DinB family protein, whose protein sequence is MFKEDNAKIRNQILQAVEGMTDEKLNQKPSAEEWSALQILDHLQLMETTVAKGVSLELKNDASEKALKKPIALTANRSFKVEAPKNVIPTNDFVTLEEMKKRLNDSHNFLYEVYGLATPEQLAQKSMDHPVFGKVPLSQWFPFVGLHEKRHFKQLEKTLRKLDGEKE, encoded by the coding sequence ATGTTCAAAGAAGATAATGCGAAAATCAGAAATCAAATTCTTCAGGCAGTAGAAGGGATGACGGATGAAAAACTAAACCAGAAACCATCAGCGGAAGAATGGTCAGCTCTTCAGATTTTAGATCATCTTCAACTTATGGAAACGACGGTTGCAAAAGGTGTTTCCTTAGAACTTAAAAATGATGCCAGTGAAAAAGCTCTTAAAAAACCAATTGCATTAACAGCCAATCGGTCGTTTAAAGTGGAGGCGCCTAAAAATGTGATTCCTACAAACGATTTTGTCACACTAGAAGAAATGAAAAAGCGATTAAATGACTCGCATAATTTCTTGTACGAAGTATATGGTTTAGCAACGCCGGAACAACTTGCGCAAAAATCAATGGATCATCCGGTATTCGGAAAAGTTCCACTGAGCCAATGGTTTCCATTTGTTGGACTGCATGAAAAGCGTCACTTCAAGCAGTTAGAGAAGACCTTAAGAAAACTTGATGGCGAAAAAGAATAG
- a CDS encoding cysteine hydrolase family protein has protein sequence MKKALLVVDYTVDFVADDGALTCGKPGQVIEEKICSLTEEFLEDGELVIMPVDLHEENDAFHPEAKLFPPHNIRGTYGRKLYGRLADVYETHSEKIVWMDKTRYSAFAGTHLELLLRERKIEEIHIVGVCTDICVLHTAVDAYNKGFTIYIHEKGVASFDQAGHDWALRHFSTTLGAHLL, from the coding sequence ATGAAAAAAGCATTGTTGGTAGTAGATTACACAGTAGATTTTGTAGCAGATGATGGGGCCTTAACATGTGGAAAACCCGGACAAGTTATTGAAGAGAAAATTTGTTCCTTGACTGAGGAATTTCTAGAAGATGGCGAGTTAGTCATCATGCCGGTGGATTTGCACGAAGAAAATGATGCCTTTCACCCAGAAGCAAAACTGTTTCCTCCTCATAACATAAGAGGAACTTACGGTCGCAAATTATATGGACGTCTTGCAGATGTTTATGAAACACATAGTGAAAAGATCGTTTGGATGGATAAAACTAGGTATAGTGCTTTTGCTGGTACTCATTTAGAGTTACTTCTACGCGAACGAAAAATTGAAGAAATTCATATTGTTGGCGTCTGTACGGATATCTGCGTATTACATACAGCAGTCGATGCGTACAACAAAGGTTTCACCATTTATATTCATGAAAAAGGGGTTGCAAGTTTTGATCAAGCGGGGCATGACTGGGCTTTGCGCCACTTCAGCACAACCTTAGGCGCACATCTTTTATAA
- the acnA gene encoding aconitate hydratase AcnA, giving the protein MAKSSLHNSRTSFELNGKTYNYYRLAALEEAGIAKVSRLPYSIKVLLESVLRQHDGYVIKDEHVEELAKWGKDANKEAEVPFKPSRVILQDFTGVPVVVDLAALRSAMAEMGGDPNKINPEIPVDLVIDHSVQVDNYGTEDALRINMELEFDRNAERYQFLSWAQKAYDNYRAVPPATGIVHQVNLEYLANVVHAVENTDGTFETFPDTLVGTDSHTTMINGIGVLGWGVGGIEAEAGMLGQPSYFPIPEVIGVKMTGELPNGATATDLALKVTQTLRKKGVVGKFVEFFGPGVTTLPLADRATIANMAPEYGATCGFFPVDEEALDYMRLTARDADQIAVTKTYLQANDMFFTVDNEEPIYTDLVEIDLTEIEPNLAGPKRPQDLIPLSQMKTEFNKAVTGEEGPHGFALDEAEIAKTATVNFKDGRTAEMKTGALAIAAITSCTNTSNPYVMLGAGLVAKKAVEKGLTPPAYVKTSLAPGSKVVTGYLNDSGLLDYMNQIGFNLVGYGCTTCIGNSGPLLPEIEEAILDNDLLVSSVLSGNRNFEGRIHPLVKANYLASPMLVVAYALAGTVDIDFAVDPIGKDKEGKDVFFKDIWPTTEEIKKTVKDTVTPELFRKEYEHVFNENEAWNAIETNDDSLYEFDSTSTYIQNPPFFEGLSKEPAPIQALSGLRVVAKFADSITTDHISPAGAIGKDTPAGLYLRENGVEPRNFNSYGSRRGNHEVMMRGTFANIRIRNQVAPGTTGGYTTYWPTGETMAIYDAAMKYQEQGTGLVVLTGKDYGMGSSRDWAAKGTFLLGIKTVIAESYERIHRSNLVMMGVLPLQFVNGESADSLGLTGHETISVNLTDDVKPRDVLTVTATAENGKVTEFQVLARFDSEVEVDYFRHGGILQMVLRNKLLEV; this is encoded by the coding sequence ATGGCAAAGAGCAGCTTGCACAACAGCCGCACTTCTTTTGAGCTTAACGGCAAAACGTATAATTATTATCGTTTAGCTGCATTAGAAGAAGCAGGGATCGCTAAAGTATCACGCCTTCCTTATTCGATTAAAGTTCTATTGGAATCTGTATTGCGTCAGCATGATGGATATGTTATCAAAGACGAGCACGTAGAAGAATTAGCAAAATGGGGCAAAGATGCGAACAAAGAGGCAGAAGTTCCATTCAAACCTTCACGCGTTATCTTGCAAGATTTCACAGGCGTACCAGTAGTCGTTGATTTGGCCGCACTTCGTTCAGCAATGGCTGAAATGGGTGGAGACCCAAACAAAATCAACCCTGAAATTCCAGTCGATCTTGTTATTGATCACTCGGTTCAAGTGGATAATTACGGGACAGAAGATGCACTGCGCATCAACATGGAGCTCGAGTTTGATCGCAACGCCGAGCGTTACCAGTTCCTTAGCTGGGCTCAAAAAGCATACGACAACTACCGTGCAGTTCCACCTGCAACAGGTATCGTTCACCAAGTTAACCTTGAGTACTTGGCAAATGTTGTCCATGCAGTTGAAAACACTGACGGTACATTTGAAACTTTCCCTGATACATTAGTTGGAACAGATTCACATACGACAATGATCAACGGAATCGGTGTTCTTGGATGGGGCGTTGGTGGTATTGAAGCTGAAGCGGGCATGCTCGGACAACCTTCTTACTTCCCAATTCCAGAAGTTATCGGCGTTAAAATGACTGGCGAACTTCCAAACGGTGCAACAGCTACCGATTTGGCATTAAAAGTGACACAAACATTACGTAAAAAAGGCGTAGTTGGTAAATTTGTTGAGTTCTTCGGCCCTGGTGTTACAACACTGCCACTTGCTGACCGTGCAACAATTGCCAACATGGCTCCAGAATACGGCGCTACTTGCGGATTCTTCCCAGTAGATGAAGAAGCACTAGATTACATGCGTTTAACTGCACGTGATGCAGATCAAATTGCTGTAACAAAAACCTATTTGCAAGCAAACGACATGTTCTTTACAGTCGATAACGAAGAACCAATCTACACAGACCTTGTGGAAATTGACCTTACTGAAATCGAACCAAACCTTGCAGGACCGAAACGTCCACAAGATTTGATTCCGTTATCTCAAATGAAAACTGAGTTCAACAAAGCTGTAACAGGCGAAGAAGGGCCACATGGTTTTGCACTTGATGAAGCAGAAATTGCGAAAACAGCAACGGTTAACTTTAAAGACGGCAGAACTGCTGAAATGAAGACCGGTGCACTGGCAATTGCAGCAATTACGTCTTGTACAAACACTTCTAACCCATACGTAATGCTAGGTGCTGGATTAGTAGCGAAAAAAGCAGTAGAAAAAGGATTAACTCCACCTGCTTATGTGAAAACTTCATTAGCTCCAGGATCTAAAGTCGTTACAGGTTACTTGAACGATTCTGGTTTACTAGATTACATGAACCAAATCGGCTTTAACTTAGTCGGATATGGCTGTACAACATGTATCGGTAACTCAGGTCCATTGCTTCCAGAAATCGAAGAAGCAATTCTTGATAACGATTTACTGGTATCGTCTGTATTGTCTGGTAACCGTAACTTTGAAGGACGTATTCACCCACTTGTCAAAGCAAACTACTTGGCATCTCCAATGCTAGTTGTAGCTTATGCACTTGCTGGAACAGTGGATATCGACTTTGCAGTAGATCCAATTGGTAAAGACAAAGAAGGTAAAGATGTCTTCTTCAAAGACATCTGGCCAACAACTGAAGAAATCAAAAAAACAGTTAAAGATACGGTTACTCCAGAATTGTTCCGTAAAGAATACGAGCATGTATTTAACGAAAACGAAGCATGGAATGCAATCGAAACAAATGACGATTCTTTGTATGAGTTTGATTCGACATCAACTTATATCCAAAACCCGCCATTCTTTGAAGGCTTATCTAAAGAGCCAGCACCAATTCAAGCATTATCTGGTCTACGTGTCGTTGCGAAATTCGCAGATTCTATCACGACTGACCATATTTCACCAGCTGGTGCGATTGGTAAAGATACGCCAGCAGGTCTATACCTTCGTGAAAACGGCGTTGAGCCTCGTAACTTTAACTCTTACGGATCTCGTCGTGGTAACCACGAAGTCATGATGCGCGGAACATTTGCGAACATCCGTATCCGTAACCAAGTAGCTCCAGGGACAACTGGTGGGTATACAACTTACTGGCCAACGGGCGAAACAATGGCGATTTATGACGCAGCGATGAAGTATCAGGAACAAGGCACAGGACTTGTAGTCTTGACTGGTAAAGATTACGGCATGGGTTCTTCTCGTGACTGGGCAGCTAAAGGAACCTTCCTTTTAGGCATCAAAACAGTTATCGCAGAAAGCTATGAGCGTATTCACCGTTCAAACCTCGTGATGATGGGTGTTTTACCGTTGCAATTCGTCAACGGTGAAAGCGCAGATTCTCTTGGATTAACTGGACACGAAACAATCAGCGTTAACTTAACTGATGACGTGAAACCACGCGACGTTCTTACGGTTACAGCTACTGCTGAAAACGGTAAAGTAACGGAGTTCCAAGTACTCGCACGCTTTGATTCTGAAGTGGAAGTAGATTATTTCCGTCACGGCGGTATCTTACAAATGGTACTACGTAACAAATTACTAGAAGTATAA
- the mscL gene encoding large conductance mechanosensitive channel protein MscL — translation MWEDFKKFALKGNVLDLAVAVVIGAAFGKVVSSLVEDIIMPVVGILVGGISVENWSYTFNDVVLNYGLFIQSIIDFFIIAFSIFMVIRLFTKMKRKKDVPAEEEPEVLDKTQEILLEIRDLLGKEKKEL, via the coding sequence ATGTGGGAAGATTTCAAGAAATTTGCTTTGAAAGGAAATGTTCTCGACCTTGCTGTAGCGGTGGTTATTGGAGCTGCTTTTGGGAAAGTCGTTTCTTCTTTAGTTGAAGACATCATTATGCCAGTAGTTGGCATATTAGTAGGCGGAATAAGCGTTGAAAATTGGAGTTATACATTTAACGATGTTGTTTTAAATTACGGTTTATTTATCCAATCGATTATTGACTTTTTCATTATTGCTTTCTCTATCTTTATGGTGATCCGTCTCTTTACAAAAATGAAACGCAAGAAAGATGTACCTGCTGAGGAAGAACCGGAAGTGTTGGACAAAACCCAGGAAATCCTTTTAGAAATTAGAGATTTATTAGGTAAAGAAAAAAAGGAACTTTGA
- a CDS encoding CcdC family protein, giving the protein MFDQIPAEVYLIVSTVGAFAMGLLAMFIRTKSAKKPATVKKIILPPFFMSTGALMFVFPFFRVPLMQILEALAVGILFSTVLIWTSRFEVRDGDIYLKKSKAFVFILFGLLLVRVIGKVVLSSSIDIGELAGMFWILAFGMLWPWRISMLWQYKKIAAKNKSAIPT; this is encoded by the coding sequence ATGTTTGATCAAATCCCTGCCGAAGTGTATTTGATCGTTTCAACGGTCGGTGCTTTTGCGATGGGTTTGCTGGCAATGTTTATCCGTACAAAATCGGCAAAAAAACCGGCGACGGTCAAGAAAATCATTTTGCCGCCATTTTTTATGTCAACCGGTGCATTGATGTTTGTCTTTCCGTTTTTTCGCGTTCCGCTCATGCAGATTCTCGAGGCGCTAGCAGTAGGCATTCTTTTTTCAACTGTCTTAATATGGACTTCCCGATTTGAAGTCCGTGATGGAGATATTTACTTGAAAAAGTCAAAAGCCTTTGTCTTTATCTTGTTCGGGCTATTGCTAGTACGAGTTATTGGGAAAGTCGTTTTGAGTTCGAGTATAGACATTGGCGAACTAGCAGGCATGTTCTGGATTTTGGCCTTTGGTATGCTTTGGCCATGGCGTATTTCAATGTTGTGGCAATACAAAAAAATCGCAGCAAAAAACAAAAGCGCTATTCCCACTTAA
- a CDS encoding SCO family protein — translation MRLISFLALVSLVLLLSACGSSTIEDFSYTDQRGDSVSLEDLKGTPWLATFVFTNCTTVCPPMTFNLSDIQQQLAASGLEDYKIVAFSVDPVVDTPETLQNYLAQYSVPDESKWHLLTGYTQLEITDFAKNNFSSFVRNDPESDQVIHGTNFYLVDQKGVVVNNYDGFEDVPVEDIKKDLGKLIEEN, via the coding sequence ATGCGACTTATTTCTTTTTTAGCATTAGTAAGTTTGGTGCTGCTATTATCAGCATGTGGTAGTTCTACAATTGAAGATTTTTCTTATACAGATCAACGTGGAGATTCAGTGAGCTTAGAAGATTTAAAAGGAACGCCTTGGCTAGCGACTTTTGTTTTTACAAATTGTACGACGGTTTGTCCACCGATGACCTTCAATTTAAGCGATATTCAACAACAACTGGCTGCATCGGGTTTGGAAGATTATAAAATTGTAGCATTTAGCGTTGATCCGGTCGTGGATACACCTGAAACGCTGCAAAACTATTTGGCTCAGTATTCGGTTCCAGATGAATCGAAATGGCATTTGCTAACAGGCTATACCCAACTGGAAATCACTGATTTTGCAAAAAATAACTTTAGTTCATTTGTCCGAAATGACCCTGAGAGTGATCAGGTCATACACGGTACTAATTTTTATCTAGTGGACCAAAAAGGGGTTGTCGTCAATAATTACGACGGCTTTGAAGATGTACCCGTTGAAGATATTAAAAAAGACTTAGGTAAATTAATCGAAGAAAATTAA
- a CDS encoding cytochrome c biogenesis CcdA family protein: MASDINLFLAFGAGFLSFISPCTLPLYPAFLSYITGMTMDEIKNDKKVMQRRGMYHTLFFLLGFSTIFIALGFSTSFFYEWFVLYDDLIRQIGAIFIVLFGLMIVGVFSPKFLMQDRKFSFKNRPSGFLGTFVIGLAFAAGWTPCTGPITAAIYALAATNPGSGVWYMLAYVLGFAIPFFVLSFFVARMGWLRKHNQKIMKIGGYVMIGVGILLFFDGMTYLIRILSPIFGDFQGF; this comes from the coding sequence GTGGCATCTGATATTAATTTATTTTTGGCTTTTGGTGCTGGCTTTTTAAGTTTTATTTCGCCATGTACGTTGCCTTTGTATCCCGCATTTTTATCCTATATAACGGGTATGACGATGGATGAAATAAAGAACGATAAAAAAGTTATGCAACGACGAGGGATGTATCATACTCTATTTTTCTTACTAGGATTTTCAACAATATTCATTGCACTCGGTTTCAGTACATCATTTTTCTATGAATGGTTTGTCCTTTATGATGACTTGATCCGTCAAATAGGTGCTATCTTTATTGTTCTATTTGGGTTGATGATTGTTGGTGTCTTTTCACCGAAATTCCTTATGCAAGATCGCAAGTTTTCGTTTAAGAATCGTCCGTCTGGATTTTTAGGAACATTCGTTATCGGGTTAGCGTTTGCTGCCGGATGGACACCGTGTACGGGGCCTATCACTGCAGCTATTTATGCTCTTGCTGCCACTAATCCAGGATCTGGTGTTTGGTATATGTTGGCGTATGTGCTTGGCTTTGCTATTCCGTTTTTCGTCTTGTCGTTCTTTGTCGCCCGCATGGGTTGGTTACGTAAGCATAACCAAAAAATCATGAAAATTGGTGGCTATGTTATGATTGGTGTGGGCATACTATTGTTTTTCGATGGTATGACGTATCTAATTCGTATTCTAAGTCCAATTTTCGGTGATTTCCAAGGGTTTTAA
- a CDS encoding GlsB/YeaQ/YmgE family stress response membrane protein gives MGIILYLIMGGIIGWIAGMILGKDVPGGIIGNIIAGIVGAWLGGLILGDLGPAIWGVAIIPALIGALIFVFVLSLIMGSMRKRS, from the coding sequence ATGGGTATTATTTTATATCTAATTATGGGTGGTATCATCGGTTGGATCGCAGGAATGATTCTTGGTAAAGATGTACCAGGCGGTATCATTGGTAACATTATCGCAGGTATCGTCGGTGCTTGGTTAGGCGGATTGATTCTTGGAGATTTAGGTCCAGCTATTTGGGGCGTAGCGATTATCCCAGCATTAATTGGTGCTTTGATCTTCGTATTTGTACTAAGCCTGATTATGGGTTCTATGAGAAAAAGATCATAA
- a CDS encoding thioredoxin family protein, which produces METITKIEEYQSKISEEQSFLLFVKTDNCSVCEGLRPQVEDFEDDYKTPFYLVNAAEMPELAGQLMLFTAPVVLLFRQGKEINRFARFVPIDELRHRLDELEESLNV; this is translated from the coding sequence ATGGAAACCATTACAAAGATAGAAGAATATCAATCTAAAATTAGTGAAGAACAGTCATTTTTACTTTTTGTTAAAACAGACAATTGCTCAGTTTGTGAAGGTTTACGTCCTCAAGTTGAAGATTTTGAAGATGATTATAAAACGCCTTTCTATTTGGTCAATGCTGCCGAAATGCCAGAATTGGCAGGACAGCTGATGCTTTTTACAGCACCTGTCGTTTTATTGTTCCGACAAGGAAAAGAAATAAACCGTTTTGCACGATTTGTGCCAATCGATGAGTTACGTCACCGATTAGATGAGTTGGAGGAGAGTTTAAATGTTTGA
- a CDS encoding DUF2922 domain-containing protein, whose amino-acid sequence MAKTLELIFTTAAGKDVTLTVDEPRANVTDAELLTGMQAIITQNVFEVEGSSFTSIKGARVIERNVLEYEV is encoded by the coding sequence ATGGCAAAAACATTGGAATTGATTTTCACAACTGCTGCAGGAAAAGACGTGACATTGACCGTAGATGAGCCGCGTGCGAATGTGACAGATGCGGAATTGCTGACAGGTATGCAAGCAATCATCACACAAAACGTCTTTGAAGTCGAAGGTTCTTCTTTCACTTCGATAAAAGGTGCACGAGTCATCGAACGAAATGTATTAGAATACGAAGTATAA
- a CDS encoding acyl-CoA thioesterase: MFISEKEIEIRYAETDQMGVVYHANYIIWLEIGRTKLIEDIGFTYAGMEKDGYLSPVMDISIQYKAALRYGQKAFVRTWVEEHGRLRTKYGYEIIHEDGTIAATAMSEHIVVKKESFRPISIQKVNPEWHKKYEEIKKQVPDGVRN; encoded by the coding sequence ATGTTTATAAGTGAAAAAGAAATTGAAATCCGTTACGCAGAAACCGATCAAATGGGCGTCGTCTATCATGCCAATTATATTATTTGGCTAGAGATAGGACGTACCAAGTTGATTGAAGATATAGGCTTTACATATGCTGGTATGGAGAAAGATGGATACCTATCGCCCGTAATGGATATCTCCATTCAATACAAGGCAGCTCTACGATATGGCCAAAAAGCGTTTGTGCGAACATGGGTAGAGGAGCACGGCCGTTTGCGGACAAAATACGGCTATGAAATCATTCACGAAGACGGAACAATTGCCGCAACCGCAATGTCTGAGCATATTGTTGTTAAAAAAGAGTCATTCCGACCGATTTCCATTCAAAAAGTTAACCCCGAATGGCATAAAAAATACGAAGAAATCAAAAAGCAGGTGCCAGATGGCGTTCGGAATTAA
- a CDS encoding tyrosine-type recombinase/integrase yields the protein MPYGYEKFRLDNGISPNTVVHEVQLIRSLFAFLRHTYKKPVEPHDIRPSDIQQFLQDQHASGIKDSTLNRKLIYIRRWFDYMWQIGRIPNDFMPKFKFNRKLDLTPSDIYLNYEDLLKKKDAVLQTDSLSLNAKILYILYLRGLRLRDMVTIDVDNFDDGNGQLTLIVEKKDGYQCRLEFLDKEIPVMLDGIERAVFRGTPYLLSSKVKNEYTLFQMGSLSDYTEALSSFVGMPMRSGDIRFAYVHYLYSVKHKNLEDIQEILGVSIDSASRILKDSLVRLKKRESGTN from the coding sequence ATGCCTTATGGTTATGAAAAATTCCGACTGGATAACGGCATTAGTCCGAATACGGTTGTTCATGAAGTCCAATTGATTCGCTCGCTCTTCGCCTTTCTGAGACATACCTATAAAAAACCGGTAGAACCGCATGACATCCGTCCTTCTGACATCCAACAGTTTCTCCAGGACCAGCATGCATCCGGTATTAAAGACAGTACGTTGAACCGCAAACTAATTTACATTAGAAGATGGTTTGATTATATGTGGCAAATTGGACGCATACCAAACGATTTTATGCCCAAATTTAAATTTAATCGAAAGCTTGACTTGACGCCTTCTGATATCTATTTAAATTATGAAGATTTGCTGAAAAAGAAAGACGCTGTGCTGCAAACTGACAGTTTGTCGTTAAATGCCAAAATTCTCTATATTTTATATCTACGTGGCCTTCGACTTCGAGATATGGTTACCATCGATGTTGATAATTTTGATGACGGCAATGGACAACTGACTTTAATCGTCGAGAAAAAAGACGGCTATCAATGCCGCCTAGAATTTTTAGACAAAGAGATTCCCGTCATGCTTGACGGAATCGAACGTGCTGTATTTCGTGGTACGCCGTATTTATTGTCATCTAAAGTGAAAAACGAATACACCTTATTTCAGATGGGCTCGCTATCTGATTACACAGAAGCGCTATCCTCTTTTGTTGGCATGCCCATGCGCTCTGGCGATATCCGCTTTGCTTATGTTCATTATCTCTATTCAGTGAAACATAAAAACTTGGAAGACATTCAAGAAATACTTGGCGTCTCGATTGACTCAGCATCGCGTATCCTCAAAGACTCGCTCGTTCGACTGAAAAAAAGAGAAAGTGGCACAAATTAA